From Mycobacterium lacus, one genomic window encodes:
- a CDS encoding beta/alpha barrel domain-containing protein — MTVATGKRATFRAGLNSGRLQRLPGAFSPLVAKAIAENSFQGVYVSGAALSADFGLPNIGLTTLTEMADFEKFRAAVDIPLLANMTEFGKSPLLTARQLGDIGYNAVIYPVTTLRLAMFAVDADLREICLAGTQSALLGCMHHRCRLYQLLVTPPHPRRHSHDRASR, encoded by the coding sequence GTGACCGTCGCCACCGGTAAGCGCGCGACGTTTCGGGCTGGCCTTAATTCCGGTCGGCTGCAACGTCTTCCGGGTGCATTCTCGCCGCTGGTGGCCAAAGCGATAGCCGAGAACAGCTTCCAAGGGGTCTATGTTTCCGGCGCCGCGCTTTCCGCCGACTTCGGATTGCCCAACATCGGGTTGACGACGCTGACCGAGATGGCCGACTTCGAGAAGTTCCGCGCCGCGGTTGACATTCCGCTGCTGGCCAACATGACCGAGTTCGGCAAGTCGCCGCTGCTGACCGCGCGGCAATTGGGTGACATCGGCTACAACGCGGTCATCTACCCGGTCACCACGTTGCGGCTGGCGATGTTCGCTGTCGACGCGGATCTGCGTGAAATCTGCTTAGCGGGAACGCAATCCGCGCTGCTGGGGTGCATGCACCACCGATGTCGGCTCTACCAGCTGCTGGTTACGCCCCCACACCCGAGGAGGCACAGCCATGACCGCGCCAGCCGTTGA
- a CDS encoding bifunctional 2-methylcitrate synthase/citrate synthase, which yields MTAPAVEIRKGLAGVVVDTTAISKVVPETNSLTYRGYPVQDLAAHCSFEQVAFLLWRGELPTDAELALFCERERAGRRVDRSMLSLLAKLPDNCHPMDVVRTAISYLGAEDPDEDDESANRAKALRMLAVLPTIVAVDMRRRRGLAPIPPHSGLGYAENFLRMCFGEMPEPAIVSAFEQSMILYAEHGFNASTFAARVVTSTQSDIYSAVTGAIGALKGRLHGGANEAVMHDMIEIGDPGNAREWLRGKLARKEKIMGFGHRVYKHGDSRVPTMKQALTRVAAVRDGRRWLDIYNVLEAEMLSATGIKPNLDFPTGPAYHLMGFDIACFTPIFVMSRITGWTAHVMEQAAANALIRPLSAYSGREQRTLPRLRA from the coding sequence ATGACCGCGCCAGCCGTTGAAATCCGTAAGGGCCTCGCCGGTGTGGTGGTGGACACCACGGCCATCTCCAAGGTGGTGCCGGAGACCAATTCGCTGACCTACCGCGGATATCCCGTGCAGGACCTGGCGGCGCACTGCAGTTTCGAACAGGTCGCCTTCCTGCTCTGGCGCGGCGAGCTGCCGACCGACGCGGAGCTGGCGCTGTTCTGCGAACGGGAACGCGCCGGCCGCCGGGTGGACCGGTCGATGCTGTCGCTGCTGGCCAAGCTGCCCGACAACTGCCATCCGATGGACGTGGTGCGCACCGCGATCAGCTATCTGGGCGCCGAGGATCCCGACGAGGACGACGAATCGGCGAACCGGGCCAAGGCGCTGCGCATGCTCGCGGTGTTACCCACCATCGTCGCCGTCGACATGCGGCGCCGTCGCGGGTTGGCCCCGATCCCGCCGCACAGCGGGCTGGGGTATGCCGAGAACTTCCTGCGGATGTGCTTCGGTGAGATGCCCGAACCCGCCATCGTGTCGGCGTTCGAGCAGTCGATGATCCTGTACGCCGAACACGGTTTCAACGCGTCGACGTTCGCCGCGCGGGTGGTGACGTCGACCCAGTCGGACATCTACTCGGCGGTCACCGGGGCGATCGGCGCGCTCAAGGGTCGGCTGCATGGCGGTGCCAACGAGGCCGTCATGCACGACATGATTGAGATCGGCGACCCGGGCAACGCGCGGGAATGGTTGCGCGGCAAGCTCGCCCGCAAGGAGAAGATCATGGGCTTCGGGCACCGGGTGTACAAGCACGGTGACTCCCGGGTGCCGACGATGAAGCAGGCGCTGACCCGCGTCGCCGCCGTTCGTGACGGCCGGCGCTGGCTGGACATCTACAACGTGCTGGAGGCGGAGATGCTGTCCGCCACCGGCATTAAGCCCAATCTCGACTTTCCCACCGGGCCTGCGTATCACCTGATGGGATTCGACATCGCCTGCTTCACACCCATCTTCGTGATGAGCAGGATCACCGGCTGGACCGCTCACGTCATGGAACAGGCGGCGGCCAACGCGCTGATCCGGCCGCTGAGCGCGTATTCGGGGCGCGAGCAGCGGACGCTGCCCCGCCTGCGAGCCTGA
- a CDS encoding DUF3556 domain-containing protein: MGFLKPDLPQIDMTEWSKGTRSEKIRPMARHWAEVGFGTPMALHLFYVAKVLLYILAAWLIVVTTKGIQGFTDVTAWYAEPIVFEKVVLYTMLFEVIGLGCGFGPLNNRYFPPMGSILYWMRFGTIRLPPWPDRVPLTQGTKRKPVDVALYALLLIMLLAALFADGTGPVPELGTTIGLLPVWEIVLILLLLGVLGLRDKVVFLAARGEVYATLTVTFLFGVDMIVAAKVVFLVIWMGAATSKLNRHFPFVISTMMSNNPLFRPRFVKRMFFERFPDDLRPGLLSRIFAHVSTFVEMCVPVVLFFSHSGWPLAVAAIVMVCFHLGILTAIPMGVPLEWNVFMIFGVLSLFVGHARLGLTDLKNPVPVAILCAMIGGIVIAGNMLPRKISFLPAMRYYAGNWDTTLWCVKPSAEDKIDRGIVAIASMPAAQLERYYGKERAQIPMYLGYAFRAMNSHGRALFTLAHRAMAGQNEDDYAIIDGERICSTAVGWNFGDGHMHNEQLIGAMQQRCRFEPGEVRIVLLDAQPIHRQTQQYRLVDAATGEFERGYIRVADMVTRQPWADDVPVHVL; the protein is encoded by the coding sequence ATGGGATTTCTGAAGCCCGACCTGCCGCAGATCGACATGACCGAATGGAGCAAGGGCACCCGCAGCGAGAAGATCCGTCCGATGGCCCGGCACTGGGCCGAGGTGGGCTTCGGAACGCCGATGGCACTGCACCTGTTCTACGTGGCCAAGGTCCTGCTCTATATCCTGGCTGCCTGGCTGATCGTGGTCACCACCAAGGGCATCCAGGGATTCACCGACGTCACGGCGTGGTACGCCGAGCCGATCGTGTTTGAGAAGGTCGTGCTCTACACGATGCTTTTCGAGGTGATCGGGCTGGGCTGCGGCTTCGGGCCGCTGAACAACCGGTACTTCCCGCCGATGGGCTCGATCCTGTACTGGATGCGCTTCGGCACCATCCGGCTGCCGCCGTGGCCCGATCGCGTCCCGCTGACGCAGGGCACCAAGCGCAAGCCGGTGGATGTCGCGCTGTACGCGCTGCTGCTGATCATGTTGCTGGCGGCGCTGTTCGCAGATGGCACCGGCCCGGTACCGGAGCTGGGCACCACGATCGGGCTGCTGCCGGTCTGGGAGATCGTGCTGATCCTGCTGCTTCTCGGCGTGCTGGGGCTGCGCGACAAGGTGGTCTTCCTGGCCGCCCGCGGCGAGGTCTACGCGACGCTGACGGTGACCTTTCTGTTTGGTGTCGACATGATCGTCGCCGCCAAGGTGGTGTTCCTGGTGATCTGGATGGGTGCGGCGACGTCGAAGCTCAACCGCCACTTCCCGTTCGTGATCTCCACGATGATGTCCAACAACCCGCTGTTCCGGCCTCGGTTCGTCAAGCGCATGTTCTTCGAGAGGTTCCCCGACGATCTGCGGCCCGGACTCCTGTCTCGGATCTTCGCTCACGTCAGCACTTTCGTCGAGATGTGTGTGCCCGTGGTGCTGTTCTTCTCCCACAGCGGCTGGCCCCTGGCGGTGGCCGCGATCGTGATGGTGTGCTTCCACCTCGGGATCCTGACGGCGATCCCGATGGGCGTCCCGCTGGAGTGGAACGTGTTCATGATCTTCGGCGTGCTGTCGCTGTTCGTCGGCCATGCCCGTCTCGGCCTGACCGACCTGAAAAACCCTGTGCCGGTGGCGATTCTGTGCGCCATGATCGGGGGGATCGTGATCGCGGGCAACATGCTCCCGCGCAAGATCTCGTTCTTGCCCGCCATGCGCTATTACGCCGGTAATTGGGACACCACGCTGTGGTGTGTCAAACCCTCTGCGGAGGACAAGATCGATAGGGGCATCGTCGCGATCGCCAGCATGCCGGCCGCACAACTGGAGCGCTACTACGGCAAGGAGCGCGCCCAGATCCCGATGTATCTCGGATACGCGTTCCGCGCCATGAACTCTCACGGCCGGGCGCTGTTCACGCTGGCGCACCGGGCGATGGCGGGCCAGAACGAGGACGACTACGCCATCATCGACGGGGAACGCATCTGCAGCACCGCCGTCGGATGGAATTTTGGCGACGGCCACATGCACAACGAGCAACTGATCGGTGCGATGCAACAGCGCTGCCGGTTCGAGCCTGGCGAGGTGCGGATCGTGCTGCTCGACGCGCAGCCCATCCACCGACAGACCCAGCAGTATCGGTTAGTGGACGCCGCGACCGGTGAGTTCGAGCGCGGCTACATCCGGGTGGCCGACATGGTGACCCGGCAGCCCTGGGCCGACGACGTGCCGGTCCACGTGCTATAG
- the metE gene encoding 5-methyltetrahydropteroyltriglutamate--homocysteine S-methyltransferase, translated as MTDNFRKFTATITGSPRIGPHRELKRATEGYWSGRTSRSDLESVAATLRRDMWSELAAAGLDSVPVNTFSYYDQMLDTAVLLGALPARVAKIADELDRYFAAARGNDDVAPLEMTKWFDTNYHYLVPEIEPTTRFALNPDKVLSELKEALQQGIPARPVVIGPVTFLLLSKGVNGGGAPIERLEELVPIYSELLSLLADNGAPWVQLDEPALVTDISPDAPALAEWVYNALGAVSNRPAVYVATYFGDPGAALAGLARTPVEAIGVDLVAGADTAVASIFGAPELAGKTLVAGIVDGRNVWRTDLEAALSRLATLLGSAAAVAVSTSCSTLHVPYSLEPETDLDDALRSWLAFGAEKVREVVVLARALRDGRDSVADEIAASNAAVASRRRDPRLRNGQVRARIDSIVASGAHRGDPAQRRASQDARLHLPPLPTTTIGSYPQTSAIRKARAALRAGEIDNAEYVRRMKAEIADVIKLQERLGLDVLVHGEPERNDMVQYFAEQLQGFFATQNGWVQSYGSRCVRPPILYGDVARTHPMTVGWITYAQSLTDKPVKGMLTGPVTILAWSFVRDDQPLADTANQVALAIRDETVDLQSAGIAVIQVDEPALRELLPLRRADQEEYLRWAVGAFRLATSGVADSTQIHTHLCYSEFGEVIGAIADLDADVTSIEAARSHMEVLDDLNAVGFANSVGPGVYDIHSPRVPSTDEMAESLRAALRAVPAGRLWVNPDCGLKTRNVNEVIASLQNMVAAAQEVRSG; from the coding sequence GTGACCGATAATTTTCGGAAGTTCACCGCAACCATCACCGGCTCCCCGCGCATCGGCCCGCATCGCGAACTCAAGCGCGCGACCGAAGGCTACTGGTCCGGACGCACCAGCCGATCCGACCTCGAGTCGGTCGCCGCCACGTTGCGCCGCGATATGTGGTCAGAATTGGCCGCGGCCGGTCTGGACTCCGTGCCGGTAAACACCTTCTCCTATTACGACCAGATGCTCGACACCGCGGTTTTGCTCGGCGCGCTGCCGGCCCGGGTGGCGAAAATCGCCGACGAGTTGGACCGCTATTTCGCCGCGGCGCGCGGCAACGACGACGTGGCGCCACTCGAGATGACGAAGTGGTTCGACACCAACTATCACTACCTGGTTCCCGAGATCGAGCCCACGACCCGGTTCGCGCTGAATCCGGACAAGGTGCTCTCCGAGCTGAAAGAAGCACTGCAGCAAGGGATTCCCGCACGCCCGGTCGTCATCGGGCCGGTCACCTTCCTGTTGTTGAGCAAGGGCGTCAACGGCGGCGGCGCGCCGATCGAGCGCCTCGAAGAGCTGGTTCCGATCTACTCCGAGCTGTTGTCGCTGCTCGCCGACAACGGGGCGCCGTGGGTGCAACTCGACGAGCCCGCGCTGGTCACCGACATCTCCCCCGACGCGCCCGCCCTCGCCGAGTGGGTCTACAACGCGCTCGGCGCCGTGAGCAACCGGCCCGCCGTTTACGTCGCCACCTACTTCGGCGACCCCGGCGCCGCCCTGGCGGGGCTGGCGCGCACGCCGGTCGAGGCCATCGGCGTCGACTTGGTCGCCGGCGCCGACACCGCGGTGGCTTCTATATTCGGGGCGCCCGAGCTGGCCGGCAAGACGCTGGTGGCCGGCATCGTGGACGGGCGCAATGTCTGGCGCACCGATCTAGAGGCCGCCCTGAGCCGGCTGGCGACCCTGCTGGGTTCGGCGGCCGCCGTTGCCGTCTCGACGTCGTGTTCCACCCTGCACGTGCCGTACTCGCTGGAACCAGAAACCGACCTGGACGACGCCTTGCGGAGCTGGCTGGCGTTCGGCGCGGAGAAGGTGCGCGAAGTCGTCGTCTTGGCGCGTGCCCTGCGCGACGGGCGCGATTCCGTGGCCGACGAGATCGCGGCGTCCAACGCCGCGGTGGCGTCCCGCAGGCGTGATCCGCGCCTGCGCAACGGGCAGGTCCGGGCCCGCATCGACTCGATCGTCGCCTCGGGTGCGCACCGGGGCGACCCCGCGCAGCGGCGGGCCAGCCAGGACGCGCGGCTGCATCTGCCGCCGCTGCCGACCACGACGATCGGCTCCTACCCGCAGACCTCGGCGATCCGCAAAGCGCGCGCGGCGCTGCGGGCCGGCGAGATCGACAACGCCGAGTATGTCCGGCGGATGAAGGCGGAGATCGCCGACGTCATCAAGCTGCAGGAGCGACTAGGCCTGGACGTGCTGGTGCACGGCGAGCCCGAGCGCAACGACATGGTGCAGTACTTCGCCGAGCAGCTGCAGGGATTCTTCGCCACGCAGAACGGCTGGGTGCAGTCCTACGGCAGCCGCTGCGTGCGCCCGCCCATCCTCTACGGCGACGTGGCCCGGACGCATCCGATGACGGTCGGGTGGATCACCTACGCGCAGTCGCTGACCGACAAACCGGTCAAGGGCATGTTGACCGGGCCGGTCACGATCCTGGCCTGGTCGTTCGTGCGTGACGACCAGCCGCTGGCCGACACCGCCAACCAGGTGGCGCTGGCCATCCGCGACGAAACCGTGGATCTGCAGTCGGCCGGCATCGCGGTCATCCAGGTCGACGAGCCGGCGCTGCGCGAACTGCTGCCGCTGCGTCGCGCAGATCAGGAGGAGTATTTGCGTTGGGCCGTAGGCGCTTTCCGGTTGGCGACGTCGGGCGTCGCCGACTCTACGCAGATCCATACCCACTTGTGCTACTCGGAGTTCGGTGAGGTGATAGGCGCTATCGCCGACCTGGATGCCGACGTCACGTCCATCGAGGCGGCGCGCTCCCACATGGAGGTGCTGGATGACCTGAACGCGGTCGGCTTCGCCAACAGTGTGGGCCCGGGGGTGTACGACATCCACTCGCCGCGGGTGCCGAGCACCGACGAGATGGCCGAGTCGCTGCGTGCCGCGTTGCGGGCCGTGCCGGCCGGGCGGCTGTGGGTCAACCCCGACTGTGGGCTAAAGACCCGCAACGTCAACGAGGTGATCGCGTCGCTGCAGAACATGGTCGCCGCAGCACAGGAGGTACGTTCCGGCTAG
- a CDS encoding Rv1453 family transcriptional regulator, giving the protein MVWQPPSPRVQELIRKGAWMALNPPREWLEEFDRATLAASPPISQDPGLAAVVTRSNRANLVHFASAMLRNPGDPVPANLSAETLRMARDLVRRGLDASALEVYRIGHNVAWRRWVEIAFELTSDPEELHQLLDVPFRSANEFVDATLAGLAAQMQMEYADLTQDIRAERRKIVELILDGAPISRERAEAQLAYPLDRLHTAVIIWCDDPDVDDNRLDRTVAAFSQAVGCPQPLTVVASAATRWVWANEVASLNPQQIRRALDGTPDARIAVGTTASGIGGFRRSHLDALTIQRMLTRLRSRQRVAFFADVQMIALLTENADGADVFITNTLGDFESADPMLHTTVLTYIKAECNASRAAKLLYTHRNTLLHRLETAQRLLPRPLDHTLVEVAVALEALQWRGDQAAGAVQTPSGQHIGASSSVPDGHLSHSQA; this is encoded by the coding sequence GTGGTTTGGCAACCGCCTTCGCCGCGCGTGCAAGAGCTGATCCGCAAGGGCGCGTGGATGGCTCTCAATCCCCCAAGGGAGTGGCTCGAGGAATTCGATCGCGCCACGCTGGCGGCTAGCCCGCCCATCTCCCAGGACCCCGGCCTGGCGGCGGTGGTTACTCGCTCCAACCGCGCCAATTTGGTCCACTTCGCCTCCGCCATGCTGCGCAATCCCGGCGATCCGGTGCCGGCAAACCTCAGCGCCGAGACGCTGCGCATGGCTCGCGATCTGGTGCGCCGTGGCCTGGACGCATCCGCGCTGGAGGTCTATCGCATCGGGCACAACGTGGCCTGGCGGCGCTGGGTGGAAATCGCGTTCGAACTTACTTCCGACCCTGAAGAGCTGCACCAGCTGCTCGACGTGCCATTTCGGTCGGCCAACGAGTTCGTGGACGCCACCCTTGCCGGCCTCGCGGCGCAGATGCAGATGGAATACGCGGATCTAACCCAAGACATCCGCGCCGAGCGCCGCAAGATCGTCGAGCTCATCCTCGACGGCGCCCCCATCAGCCGAGAACGCGCCGAAGCGCAATTGGCCTATCCGCTCGACCGACTTCATACCGCCGTGATCATCTGGTGTGATGACCCCGACGTCGACGACAATCGGCTTGACCGAACCGTCGCCGCGTTCAGCCAAGCCGTCGGATGCCCGCAGCCACTGACAGTGGTCGCCAGCGCCGCAACTCGCTGGGTGTGGGCCAATGAGGTGGCCTCGCTCAACCCTCAGCAGATCCGCCGCGCGCTTGACGGCACACCCGATGCCCGGATCGCCGTCGGGACCACCGCGTCAGGAATCGGGGGATTCCGCCGCAGCCACCTGGATGCGCTGACGATACAGCGGATGTTGACTCGGCTGCGGTCGCGCCAACGGGTCGCCTTCTTCGCCGATGTCCAGATGATCGCGTTACTCACCGAAAACGCCGACGGCGCGGACGTCTTCATCACGAACACGCTGGGGGACTTCGAATCGGCCGACCCGATGCTGCATACGACGGTGTTGACCTACATCAAGGCGGAGTGCAACGCTTCGCGCGCCGCAAAACTTCTCTACACCCACCGCAACACCCTGTTGCACCGGCTCGAGACGGCTCAACGGCTGCTCCCCAGACCCCTGGACCACACCCTCGTAGAGGTTGCCGTAGCGCTCGAGGCGCTGCAGTGGCGCGGCGATCAAGCCGCTGGTGCCGTGCAAACGCCTTCCGGACAGCACATCGGCGCGTCGTCCTCCGTACCAGACGGGCACCTAAGCCACAGCCAGGCGTAG